The following coding sequences lie in one Pectobacterium sp. A5351 genomic window:
- the yejF gene encoding microcin C ABC transporter ATP-binding protein YejF, whose translation MSSSPLLQIDNLSIAFRKGDQEQRVVDQLSLTVNAGETLALVGESGSGKSVTALSVLRLLPSPPVIYPQGDIRFAGQSLLHADEKTLRQIRGNRIAMIFQEPMVSLNPLQSIEKQLIEVLSLHRGMRTEAARSEVITCLDRVGIRQAKSRLNDFPHQLSGGERQRVMIAMALLTQPDLLIADEPTTALDVTVQAQILKLLNELKQELGMSLLFITHNLNIVRQLADSVSVMKAGQAVEHNSCQQLFSAPQHPYTRQLLDAEPSGEPLPVEDDGEPLLRVEKLQVSFPIKRGLLRRTVDEKQVVNNINFTLRRGESLGLVGESGSGKSTTGLALLRLIQSRGDIWFDGQPLQRLTRKQMLPFRHRIQVVFQDPNSALNPRLNVEQIIAEGLTVHHKLSKEALDQRVVEAMQEVGLDPATRYRNPSEFSGGQRQRIAIARALILQPELLILDEPTSSLDRTVQAQILALLKSLQKKHKIAYLFISHDLQVIRSLCHQVIVLRQGEVVEQGECKQVFTHPAEHYTRELLQFSSYTTETPSA comes from the coding sequence ATGTCCAGTTCACCTTTATTGCAGATAGATAATCTCAGCATTGCCTTCCGCAAAGGCGATCAGGAGCAGCGCGTTGTCGATCAGCTGTCACTGACGGTGAACGCGGGTGAGACGCTGGCACTGGTTGGTGAATCAGGCTCGGGTAAGAGCGTCACCGCGCTGTCGGTTTTGCGTTTGCTCCCTTCCCCACCCGTCATTTATCCACAAGGGGATATCCGTTTCGCCGGGCAATCGCTGCTGCATGCTGATGAAAAAACACTGCGTCAGATACGCGGCAACCGGATCGCAATGATCTTTCAGGAGCCGATGGTGTCGCTGAATCCTCTGCAAAGCATTGAGAAACAGCTGATTGAAGTGCTGTCGCTCCACCGCGGGATGCGCACCGAGGCTGCCCGCAGCGAAGTCATCACCTGTCTGGATCGTGTAGGGATTCGGCAGGCGAAAAGCCGGTTGAATGACTTTCCGCACCAGCTTTCCGGCGGGGAACGCCAGCGCGTCATGATTGCGATGGCGCTGCTGACACAGCCGGATTTGCTGATTGCCGATGAGCCCACAACGGCACTGGACGTGACCGTTCAGGCGCAAATATTGAAATTGCTGAATGAGCTGAAACAGGAGTTGGGAATGAGTTTACTGTTCATCACCCATAACCTGAATATTGTCCGTCAGTTAGCAGATAGCGTATCGGTCATGAAAGCCGGTCAGGCCGTGGAGCACAATAGCTGTCAGCAGCTTTTCAGCGCACCGCAGCACCCCTATACGCGCCAACTGCTGGACGCAGAACCATCAGGCGAGCCACTTCCGGTCGAGGATGACGGTGAGCCACTCCTGCGAGTGGAAAAACTACAGGTTTCGTTTCCCATCAAACGCGGCCTTTTACGCCGTACCGTTGATGAAAAACAGGTAGTGAACAATATCAACTTCACCTTACGGCGCGGCGAAAGTCTCGGTCTGGTGGGGGAATCCGGCTCAGGCAAAAGCACGACCGGGTTAGCGCTATTACGCCTGATTCAATCACGTGGCGATATCTGGTTTGACGGCCAGCCCTTACAGCGGCTAACCCGTAAGCAAATGCTGCCTTTCCGCCATCGGATTCAGGTTGTCTTTCAGGATCCGAACTCCGCGCTGAACCCGCGGCTGAATGTGGAGCAAATTATCGCAGAAGGCTTGACCGTCCATCATAAGTTAAGCAAAGAGGCGCTCGACCAGCGCGTGGTTGAGGCGATGCAGGAAGTTGGGCTGGATCCTGCGACCCGCTACCGCAATCCCTCCGAGTTTTCCGGCGGTCAACGCCAGCGTATCGCCATTGCTCGCGCCCTGATATTGCAACCAGAGCTGCTGATCCTTGATGAACCAACATCATCACTGGACAGAACGGTTCAGGCGCAAATTCTGGCGCTGCTGAAGTCATTACAGAAAAAGCACAAAATCGCCTACCTGTTTATCAGCCATGACTTGCAGGTTATCCGCTCACTGTGTCATCAGGTTATTGTGTTACGACAAGGCGAAGTGGTTGAGCAAGGCGAATGTAAACAGGTATTCACGCACCCTGCCGAGCATTACACGCGGGAATTACTACAGTTTTCATCCTACACAACGGAAACACCGTCGGCATAG
- a CDS encoding YejG family protein, translating to MDSFQLSVVHRLPQSYRWLSGFAGVNVEPIPLSGREEENNLIGLKLLSHDGDIAWKIMHQLHQSLSEIQVECAVLEWEGEPCLFLHRNDESTAMCRLKNVGVAIAESVSAQYPF from the coding sequence GTGGACAGTTTCCAACTTTCGGTAGTTCATCGTTTGCCGCAAAGTTATCGCTGGTTATCGGGTTTTGCAGGTGTCAATGTTGAACCGATTCCGCTGAGCGGCAGAGAAGAAGAGAATAACCTGATTGGCCTCAAGCTGCTGAGCCATGACGGCGATATTGCATGGAAAATCATGCACCAGTTGCATCAGTCTCTGTCTGAAATTCAGGTTGAATGCGCCGTTCTGGAATGGGAAGGCGAACCGTGCCTGTTTTTACATCGCAATGATGAAAGTACGGCAATGTGCCGTCTGAAGAACGTCGGTGTCGCTATTGCTGAGTCGGTATCGGCACAATACCCCTTTTAA
- a CDS encoding microcin C ABC transporter permease YejB, with amino-acid sequence MGTYLLRRLLLVIPTLWAIITINFFIVQIAPGGPVDQAIAAIEMGHGSGFTANSGMDAGMARTGTGGAPNIENAYRGARGLDPEVIEEITKRYGFDKPIHERYFKLLWDYVRFDFGDSLFRGSSVMQLIKESMPVSITLGLWSTLIVYLISIPLGIKKAVKNGTPFDTWSSTLIIIGYAIPAFLFAIILIVLFAGGSYLDWFPLRGLVSSNFDTLPWYSKITDYLWHITLPVLASVIGGFATLTMLTKNSFMDEIRKQYVVTARAKGLDEKSILYRHVFRNAMLLVIAGFPATFISMFFTGSLLIEVMFSLNGLGLLGYDATLQRDYPVMFGTLYIFTLIGLLLNIVSDMTYTLVDPRIDFEGRQ; translated from the coding sequence ATGGGAACGTATCTATTACGCCGCCTCCTGCTGGTCATTCCAACCCTGTGGGCGATTATCACGATTAACTTCTTTATTGTACAAATTGCCCCCGGTGGGCCAGTCGATCAGGCCATCGCGGCCATTGAAATGGGGCACGGCAGCGGTTTTACCGCCAATAGCGGAATGGACGCCGGAATGGCACGTACTGGCACCGGCGGCGCACCGAATATCGAGAACGCCTACCGGGGGGCTCGCGGGCTCGACCCGGAAGTGATCGAAGAAATCACCAAACGCTATGGCTTCGATAAACCGATCCATGAGCGCTATTTTAAATTGCTGTGGGATTATGTCCGCTTTGACTTCGGCGACAGCCTGTTTCGCGGTTCTTCGGTGATGCAATTAATTAAAGAAAGCATGCCGGTTTCCATCACGCTGGGGCTGTGGAGTACACTGATCGTCTACCTGATTTCCATTCCGCTGGGCATCAAGAAAGCCGTAAAGAACGGCACACCGTTCGATACCTGGAGCAGTACGTTAATCATTATCGGTTATGCCATTCCGGCGTTTTTATTTGCGATCATTTTGATTGTGCTGTTCGCGGGGGGCAGTTACCTGGACTGGTTCCCACTACGCGGGCTGGTTTCCAGCAATTTTGATACCCTGCCGTGGTACAGCAAGATTACCGACTATTTGTGGCATATCACGTTACCAGTTCTGGCTTCCGTGATTGGCGGTTTTGCCACCTTAACGATGCTCACCAAGAATTCGTTTATGGATGAGATTCGCAAGCAGTACGTGGTTACTGCACGCGCTAAAGGGCTGGATGAAAAGAGCATTCTCTACCGCCATGTGTTTCGTAATGCGATGCTACTGGTGATCGCCGGTTTCCCTGCCACGTTTATCAGTATGTTTTTTACTGGTTCGCTGCTGATTGAAGTGATGTTCTCTCTCAACGGGTTAGGTCTGTTGGGCTATGACGCAACGCTGCAACGTGACTATCCCGTTATGTTCGGTACGCTGTATATCTTTACGCTTATCGGTTTACTGCTGAACATCGTCAGCGACATGACTTATACGCTGGTGGATCCGCGTATCGATTTTGAGGGACGCCAATGA
- a CDS encoding ABC transporter permease, which produces MSRLSPINQARWARFKSNRRGYWSLWVFMVLFIVSLFSELIANDKPLLVKYDGQFYTPVLIDHSERTFGGQLDTTADFRDPYIAERISSHGWAIWPLIHYSYDTINYATTASFPSAPDWQNWLGTDSQGKDVVAQVLYGFRISLLFGLALTILSSVIGIAVGATQGYYGGRLDLWGQRFIEVWSGMPTLFLIILLSSVIQPDFWWLLAITVLFGWMSLVGVVRAEFLRTRNFDYIRAAQAMGVSDRAIMFRCMLPNAMVATLTYLPFILCGSITTLTSLDFLGFGLPMGSPSLGTLLLEGKNNLQAPWLGITVFMVLSIVLSLLIFIGEAVRDAFDPSKAH; this is translated from the coding sequence ATGAGCCGCTTAAGCCCGATTAATCAGGCGCGCTGGGCGCGTTTTAAAAGTAATCGTCGCGGTTACTGGTCGCTGTGGGTTTTCATGGTGCTGTTTATCGTCAGCCTGTTTTCCGAGCTCATTGCCAATGATAAACCGCTACTGGTGAAATATGACGGCCAGTTCTATACGCCGGTTCTTATTGATCACAGCGAGAGAACATTCGGTGGACAGTTGGATACCACCGCTGACTTCCGCGATCCTTATATCGCCGAGCGTATCAGCAGCCACGGCTGGGCTATCTGGCCGCTGATTCACTACAGCTACGACACCATCAACTACGCCACGACGGCATCCTTTCCGTCTGCGCCAGACTGGCAGAACTGGCTGGGCACGGACAGCCAGGGGAAAGATGTGGTTGCGCAGGTGCTATATGGCTTCCGTATCTCACTGCTGTTCGGTCTGGCGCTTACGATCCTGTCCAGCGTGATTGGTATCGCCGTCGGTGCGACACAGGGCTATTACGGCGGGCGCCTCGATCTATGGGGACAACGCTTTATCGAAGTCTGGTCAGGTATGCCGACATTGTTTCTCATCATCCTGCTGTCCAGCGTGATTCAGCCGGATTTTTGGTGGCTCTTAGCGATTACCGTCCTTTTCGGCTGGATGAGTCTGGTTGGCGTCGTGCGAGCAGAGTTTTTGCGTACCCGAAACTTTGACTATATCCGCGCGGCGCAGGCGATGGGCGTCAGCGATCGCGCGATTATGTTCCGCTGTATGCTGCCAAACGCGATGGTTGCTACACTGACTTATCTGCCCTTCATTCTCTGCGGCTCAATTACCACGCTGACATCGCTGGACTTTCTCGGCTTTGGTCTGCCGATGGGCTCGCCGTCATTAGGCACCTTATTGCTGGAAGGAAAAAATAATCTTCAGGCACCGTGGCTGGGCATTACCGTGTTTATGGTGCTTTCCATCGTGCTTTCCTTACTCATTTTTATTGGCGAAGCGGTGCGCGACGCCTTTGACCCCAGCAAGGCGCATTAA